The genomic window ACGCAACGCAGGTACGCGGCAGCAAACGCGCCGCGCAGGCCGTTAAATTTGTCGGATTATCCTTGCGATCGTGTTAACCGCGATGGCGTGGCGGTAAACGCTTTGTCAAGGATTGCGGCGCGCGCGTGTCAGAGCACGCGCACTGGCACGCCAGCCAGATAGGGAATCAGCATCATCCAGATGATGCCGATGGCGAAGCCGAGCAGTCGCGCGTTGAAGCCAAGCATGCCGCCGGTCGCGGCGTATCCGCGCAGGTAGCTGAACAGGTCGAAGCTCGCGACGGGGATCAGCATCCAGAAAACCGGCCTGACCGCGAAGTCGCGCGCCTCCGGCGAGCGCGCAAGGAGCAATCCGGCAAGAATGCCGACGATGGCCATGAAGAAATAGAATTTGCGATCGAGCGGCATGGTTGAAAGAAGTCGGCATTCTGATCTTCTCCGTCACCTGAGGTGCCATCGCGAAGCGATGGCCTCGAAGGGCGACGGCGCGGACATTGCCCGTCATCCTTCGAGGCTCGTTCACTTCGCTCACTCGCACCTCAGGATGACGGCACAAGGTTTGGCGCTGATAACAAAACGGCCCCGCGAAAGCGAGGCCGTTCCATCAGGCGCGATGTGAATCGCTCACATCTTGGCGCCCTTTTCCTTGAAGTATTTCGCGGCGCCGGGATGCCACGGAATGGTTGTGTTCTGGTTGTTCTGCGTGTCGAGCACGATCGCCTTGGCTTCGCCATGCGCCATTGCCACCTCGTCGCGCTTCTCGAACAGAGTCTTGACGATGTCGTAGGCGACCTTGTCCGACATCTTCGCGCTGGCGACCAGGATGTTCTGCACCACCGCGATCTTGTTGTCGGTGTCCTGGCCGGGATAGGTCTTCGCCGGGATCACCCCTTTGCTGTAGAGATTGCCGTATTTGGCGTTCATCTTCTCGGTCAGGTCGGCGGTGTCGACGAGCTTCAGCTTAACGCCCGGCGATGCGCCGAGATCGGTGACCGCCGCCGTCGGCAAGCCGCCAACCCAGAAATAGGCGTCAATCTTGCGATCCTTGAGCGCGTTGGTCGATTCCGCGACGCCGAGGCGTTCGCGCGTCATGTCCTTGTCCTTGTCGAGACCGGCGGCCTCGATCACGCGGAACGCCATCACTTCGGTGGCGCTGCCGGGTGAGCCGGTAGAGACGCGCTTGCCCTTGAGGTCGGACATCTTGGTGATGCCGGTGCCGTCGACCGTCACCACATGCATGCGGTTCGGATACAGTACCATCAGCGTGCGCACCTCGACGGGATTGCCCTTGAACTTGTCCTCGCCCTTGAGCGCGTTCAGTGCGGCATCCACCATCACCAGCCCGACTTCACTCTGCTGGGAGCCGATCAGCTTGAGATTGTCGACAGAGCCGCCGGTCACGCGCGCGGTGGCCTGCACATTGGGCAGATGCTTGGACAGCACGTTCGCCATGCCGCCGCCCATCGGATAATAGACCCCGCCGGTTCCGCCGGTGGCGATGGCGATGTTGGTCTGGGCAGTGGCAGTGCCGGCGAACAGGACGGCGCCCAAGGCGAGTCCTGCCAGATATCCACCCATGACAAAGCTGCGTTTCATTCCACTTCCTCCCTATGACCGGCTGGCCGTTTTGGCCGCTGATGCTGCCGGTGTTACGCGTTGTTTAAAGATTACAATGAGCGCGATCACGATGCCAAATGCCGCAGTGTAGCTGATATCGCGCCCGGTAAGGGCTTCCGCCAATGCTTCGAGGAGGCTCGGGAACACCAGCAGCAGGCCCGCCAGCACCAGCAGGCCGCGCTCCACCGGCGTGGCGCGGCGAAGCGCCCAGCCCTGCGCGGCGGCGGCGAGCGCCGCGAGCCCCAGTGCGGTTTTCACGGTGATCATCGCGATGTCGACCCAGCTCCCGCCCGCCGGCAACTTGAGTAGCAGGCCAAGTCCCTGCGGATCGAGCACAAACACGAAGGGCACGAGGAAGGCCGGCAGGGTGTATTTCCAGGCCTGCAACGTCGTCCTGTAGGGATCGCCGCCGGTGATCGCCGCCGCCGCGAAGGGCGACAGCGCGGTCGGCGGCGAGACTTCCGACAGCACCGCGTAATAGAAGATGAACATGTGCGCGGCGACGTCCGGCACGCCCAGCTTGATCAGGGCCGGCGCCGCGATCACCGCGCAGATGATGTAGGACGCCGTCACCGGCACCGCGAGACCGATGATCCAGACGATCAGCGCGGTATAGATCGCGGTCAGCAGCAGCGAACCGCCGGCGTAATCGATCACGATGGCCGAGAATTTCAGGCCGAGACCGGTCAGCGTGACGACGCCGACAATGATGCCGGCCACGGCGCAGGTGGTCGCCGCCGTCAGCGTCTGGATCGAGCCGTCGGCCAGCGTGCGCGTCAATTTCTTCGGCATCAACGCGGTCTCACGCGTGATGAAGCTCATCACGAAGGTGAGCGCGGTGGCATAGAGGACCGAGGTTGTGGGCGAATAGCCCCAGACCATGAAGACCACGATCGAGATCAGCGAAACGAAGTGGAAGCCGTAGCGGCGGGTGAGTTGCCCCAACGACATGTCCGGAACAAATGGTTCGCCGCGCGCTCCGAACCGCCGCGCGTCAATCTCCACCATGAACAGCAGCGACAGGTAGTAGAGACAGGTCGGGATTGTCGCCATCCAGATCACGTCGAGGTAGCCGATCTTGAGAAACTCGGCGATCAGAAAGGCCGCGGCGCCCAGCACCGGCGGAGAGATGATGGCGCCGAGGCCCGCGGCGGCGAGCAGGCCGCCGGCGGCATTCCGCTCGAAGCCCGACTTCTTCATCATCGGATAGGCGACGGCGCCGATGGCGACGGTGGTCGCAACGCCCGAGCCCGACGGTCCGCCGAGCAGGAAGGACGACAGCACCACCGTGCGTCCGGCCGCGTTGGGCTTGTTCCCCATCAGGGTCATCGAGAAGTCGATGAAGAATTTCCCTGCGCCCGAATGCTGAAGGAATGCGCCAAAGATGCAGAACAGCACGATCAGGGTCGCGGAGACGTCAACCGGCACGCCGAAGATGCCTTCCAGCGTGATGAACAGGTGTCCGACAAGCGACGACAGATCGTAGCCGCGATGATTCCACGGCGGCGGCAGATATGGTCCCGCCAGCGCATAGGCGATGAACAGAAGCGCGATAATGGGCACGATCGGCCCGATGGTGCGCCGCGACGCTTCGATCAGCAGCGCTATGAAGATCACACCCAGAACGACGTCGAGCCGGTCGGGAACCATCGCGCGATCGGTAAAGTCCTCGCCGCCAACGATGGCATAGGCAAGGATGCCCACGGCGGCCGCGCCGAGCAGCACATCCCACCACTGGATGCGGTTGCGAAAGCGCTGCGCCATGGGGAATAGAAGAAAACACAGCACCAGCACGAAGGCGACGTGGGTGTAGCGCAGTTCCTGGGTGGGGACGATCCGGTAGGCCGCGTAGAGGTGGAACAGCGACATCGCCACCGCGATCGTGGTCACGACAGTTCCCGCCCAGCCCGACAGCCGGTTGGTCAGCCCTTCTTCCTGCTCGACAAGGGCCTCGGCCTTGTGGAGCCCTTCGAGCTCCTCCGGCGACACAGAATCCGTCACCCGGTCGTGCTGCTGGGTCATTCTTCCCCCTGGATTGTCCCTCTTGGGCGGGTTCTCCCCGCTTCTATGCCGCCTGCCCGGCCGGCATCGTCTTGGGCCGGAAGCTAGCATGCGAAGGCACAGGCGAACACCCGCCGTTGGTAGCGAAGGAAAGACCCGGAAAATCCCTCAAAAAGAGGCCGGTTAACCATGCGGCAATTGGCCCAAGGTAGAAATTTTCGGGATGTTGCAACGGGTGAGGTTCGATGGCCGACGCGTTCTTGTCCAGCGAAGCCAATCTGGTGAGCGCGGGGATTTCGGTCCTTCTGCTGATTGCTGCCGCGGCTTTCGTCCGCAGCTGCTACCGGCTGAAACGGCAGAATATTCGCCTGACCTTTGCATTGACCAATATGACGCAGGGCCTGTGTGTCTGGGATTCCGCCATGCGTCTTCTGGTCTGCAACAATCGCTATCTCGACATGTATGGCATGTCGGCGGATCGGGTGAAGCCCGGCGTCTCGATAAACGACGTCCTTCGACACCGCGCGGAGATTGGCCACTTCAAGGGGGACATCCAGAAATACGTCGCTGCGATCCGCGAACGCGTCGCCTCGCAAAAGGCCAGCGTGCACACCGTGCACCTTGACGATGGCCGCACGATCTCGATCTCGGAGCAGCCATTGCCCGACGGCTCGCTGGTCGCGACGCATGAAGACATCACGCAATGGCAAATCCTGGAACATCAGCGGGCCGACCTCACTGCCAATGAGCAGCGCCGGGAACGCATCGACGCTGCCATTGCAACCTTCAACGAGCGCATCGAGACCCTGCTGCGCAGCGTCAAGGACAGCACCAGCACGATGAAGGACACCGCGGCGGTGCTGTTCTCGTCCTCCGACCAGACCTCGCAGCGGGCTCAAGGCGCGCTGCAGGCATCCAATGAAGCCTCGATCAACGTCACCACCGCTGCAACCGCGGCGGACCAGATGGCAAGCTCCATCGACGAGATCAGCCGGCAACTGGTGCAGACCACCGGCGTCGTGCGGCAGACCGTGGAGGAAGCGCGCGCGACCAACGAAGGCATCAAGGGTCTTGCCGACGCCGCGCAGAAGATCGGCGACGTGGTCGAATTGATCCGCAACATTGCCGGCCAGACCAATCTGCTGGCGCTGAACGCGACGATTGAAGCGGCGCGCGCGGGCGAATCCGGCCGCGGCTTCGCGGTGGTCGCCTCCGAGGTGAAATCCCTCGCGGTGCAGACGGCGAAGGCGACGGAAGACATCACAGCGCAAATCCTGTCGGTGCAGGCTTCGACCGGAAATGCGGTGGACGCCATTGCCCGCATCACCCTCCGCATGCAGGAAATCGACACCTGCGCCTCCGCGGTCGCCGCTGCCGTGGAAGAGCAGAACGCAGTGACGCAGGAGATTTCCCACAACGTCACCAGCGCCGCGCAGGGCACAAGCGATGTCGTCGGCGTGCTCGATCAGGTGGCCGGCGCGGCCACCGGCACGCGGCAATCGGCGGAGACGGTTCTCACCGCGGCCGCCTCGGTCGAAAAGGCGGTCAGCAACGTGCGTTCCGAAGTTGAAGATTTCCTCGCCAAGGTGGCGGTGTAACCATGGACATGACAGAACAGCCTGGCCGCCCGCCGTTGAAGCCGGCGGACATTTACCGCCCGCGCCTCGGTGCGCAGCAACCGCCGCGCTGGAAAACCGCGATGGCCGAGCATCAGGCCTGGCGCGCGATCGCCTCGCCGTCAATCTGCCCGTCCCAGACGGCGGACGCCGATGCGCAGGACATGTGACCCAGGCGCTTCACTTGCCGCGCTTGATAAATGCCAGGATTTCCCGCCCCATCAGTTCATCCTTGGTATTGAACTGATAGACCATCGACAGATGATTGTGATGCTCCATGCGGGTGAATTTCGGGCAGGCGCGGTCGCGCTTGCAGAATTCCGCCAGCAATAGCGCCCCCTGCGTGTCGAGATCGGGATTGTCGTATTCCGCGACCACGACGAAAAGCGGGACCGCCGGCGCGCTCTTGATATGTGTGATCGGCGACATGTCAGCGTAGCGCGAGCGATCGGTGCCGAAATACGCCTGGAAATTGGCCAGGTTGGGATCCTTCGGATTTGGATCGAAGTGGTAGCGGCCGCTCATCAGCACCGCGCCCGCAATCTCCGGCTTTCCTTCCGGGCGGATGTCCTTGTGGAACAGATAGGTCGCAATATGCGTAGCGCCCGCCGAATGCCCGATGACATAGATGCGCTCTGGATCGCCGCCATATTGCGCGGCGTTTTTCTTGATCCATTGAATGATGCTTTTGACATCTTCGGCGGCAGCCGGCCATTTCGCCTCTGGCGCCAGCCGGTAGGTGGCATTGATGCCAAGCATGCCGTTGCGCGCGAAATAGAGCGGCACGTTGCCGTAGATTTCGTCGGTCACGTTGCGGTCGCCGGCGACATAGGCGCCGCCATGCAGAAAGATCAGCACCGGCAGGCCCTTGGCGTCCTTCGGCTTGAACACGTCCAGCTTGTTGCGGGCATGCGAGCCATATGAAATATCGCGCATGACATCGACGCCATCATGCGGCGCTGCCTGCAGCAGCGGCATGTAGAGCTTCTGGGTGATGGCGATGTTGCCGCGGATGTCCTTGCCCCAGTTCGGACCGATTTCCGCAAGCCGATCCTGCAGCTCCTGCGGCATGGCCGCCATCTGCGCCATCGCAGGCGTCGGCGCGAGCAACATAAAGGCGGCAAAGATTGTTCTCAGGCGCACGTTATCCTCCATCATGTTTTGATGAAGGCTACAGGCCGAGATTTGGCGCAGCAAGAATTGACATGCTGCGCATAGCTTGCATGCAATGGCAGTGCACTTGCGCAAGCCGCCGGGTCAGGCTTGGCTCGCGATCTCCCTGCCGAGTGCGGCCTGCGCCGCGGCGAGCCGCGCGATCGGTGCGCGGAACGGCGAGCAGGACACGTAATCGAGCTTCACCTCATGGCAGAACGCGACCGAGGCCGGATCGCCGCCATGCTCGCCGCAGATGCCGACTTTGAGGTCGGGCCGCACGCGGCGGCCACGCTCGACGCCGATCTTCACCAGCTCCCCGACGCCCTCGCGGTCGATCGAGACGAAGGGATCAACCGGCAGGATGCCGCGCTGGGTGTAGGGCGTAAGGAAGCTTGCCGCATCGTCGCGGCTGATGCCGAAGGTGGTCTGCGTCAGGTCGTTGGTGCCGAAGGAGAAGAATTCCGCGCCGCCTTCGCCTTCGGCGATCTTGTCCGCGAGCAATGAGGCGCGCGGCAATTCGATCATGGTGCCGACCTGATAGTCGAGCGTGACGCCTTTCTCGGTCGACACCGCCTCCGCCATTGCGTCGATGCGCGCCTTGACCAGATCGAACTCCGCGCGCGTCGCGATCAGCGGCACCATCACCTCCGGCACCACCGGCTGGCCGGTTGTCTTGCCGGCCTCGGCGGCCGCCTCGAAAATCGCGCGCGCTTGCATCTCGGCGATCTCGGGATACGCAATGGCGATGCGGCAGCCGCGGAAGCCGAGCATCGGGTTGAACTCGGCAAGCTCCGCCGCGCGCGTCTTGATCTTCTGCGGGTCGGTGCCCATCGCCTTGGCAACCTCCGCGATCTCCTCGTCGCCATGCGGCAGGAATTCATGCAGCGGCGGATCGAGCAGGCGAATGGTAACCGGCAGCCCCTTCATGATCTCGAACAGCGCAATGAAGTCGCTGCGCTGCATCGGCAAAATCTTCGAGAGCGCGGCCCGGCGCGCCTTCTCGTCGTCGGCCAAGATCATTTCGCGCACCGCCTGGATGCGGTCGGCTTCGAAGAACATGTGCTCGGTGCGGCACAGTCCGATGCCTTCGGCGCCGTATTTCAGCGCCGTGCGCGCGTCGGCCGGTGTGTCGGCATTGGCGCGCACGCCGAGCTTGCGCAGCTTGTCGGCCCAGCTCATCAAGGTGGCGAATTCGCCCGACAATTCCGGCTCGATCATCTTCACCTGGCCGGCCAGCACCTGCCCGGTGGAGCCGTCGATGGTGATGACATCGCCCTTCTGGTAGCTCTGGCCGGCGACCGTCATCGTGTTCTTGCTGTAATCCACGCGCAGCGAGCCCGCGCCGGAGACGCAAGGCTTGCCCATGCCGCGCGCAACCACCGCCGCATGCGAGGTCATGCCGCCGCGCGTGGTCAGGATGCCTTCGGCGGCATGCATGCCGTGAATGTCTTCCGGCGACGTTTCCACGCGAACGAGAATCACCTTCTTGCCCTGCGCCTTCAGTGTCTCGGCTTCGTCCGACGAGAACACGATTTCGCCCGAGGCAGCTCCTGGCGAGGCCGGCAGGCCGGTCGCGATCACCTTGCGATCGGCTTTCGGATCGATGGTCGGGTGCAAGAGCTGGTCGAGCGAGGCCGGGTCGATGCGGGTGACCGCCTCGTCCTGCGTGATCAGGCCTTCATTGGCGAGTTCGACCGCGATGCGGAGCGCGGCCTTCGCCGTGCGCTTGCCGGAACGCGTCTGCAGCATCCACAACTTGCCCTGCTCGATGGTGAATTCGAGATCCTGCATGTCGCGGTAATGCTTTTCGAGCGAGGCATAGAAGCGCTGCAGTTCCGCGAAGGCCTGCGGCATTGCCGCCTCCAGCGAGGGCTTGTCGGAGCCCGCTTCCTTGCGCGCCTCCTCGGTGATCTCTTGCGGGGTGCGGATGCCGGCCACGACATCCTCGCCCTGCGCGTTGATCAGGAACTCGCCATAGAGCTTGCCCTCGCCGGTCGAGGGGTTGCGCGTGAAGGCGACGCCGGTCGCCGAGGTGTCGCCCATATTGCCGAACACCATCGCCTGCACATTGACCGCGGTGCCCCAGCTTTCCGGAATGTTGTGCAGGCGGCGATAGGTAATGGCGCGCGCATTCATCCACGAGCCGAATACCGCGCCGACCGAGCCCCACAATTGCTCCTGCGGGTCCTGCGGAAACGGCTTGCTGCTTTCCTGCTCCACGCGCGCCTTGTAGCGCTTCACAATCTCGATCCAGTCCTCGGCGGAGAGGTCGGTGTCGAGGGTGTGGCCGCCCGCGTCCTTGTATTCCTCGAGGATGTCCTCGAAGTGGTGATGTTCGATGCCGAGCACCACGTTCGAATACATGGTGATGAAGCGGCGATAGGAATCGTAGGCGAATCGACGGTCGCCGGCCTGCTCGGCCAGCGCCTCGACGGTCTGGTCGTTGAGGCCGAGATTGAGGACGGTGTCCATCATGCCCGGCATCGAGGCGCGGGCGCCGGAGCGGACCGACACCAGCAGCGGGTTCTTGGCGTCGCCGAACCTGCGGCCGGCGATCTTGCCGGTGGCGGCGAGCGCGTCCGCGACCTGCTGCTTCAGTTCGGCCGGGTAGCTTTTGTCGTTGGCGTAATAATAGGTGCAGACCTCGGTGGTGATGGTGAAGCCCGGCGGCACCGGCAGCCCCAGATTGGCCATCTCGGCGAGGTTCGCGCCCTTGCCGCCGAGGAGGTTCTTCATCTCGGATTTCCCCTCGGCCTTGCCGTCGCCGAAGGTATAGACCCACTTCGCCATCACGCCCGTCCTGTTGCAGTGCCAAAACCCGGCCTGTCTTAGGCCGGATTTGGACGTTCTTTCAACCGGAACAAAAGTCAGGGCCGGGCCTGAATTTACAGAGGTTTCGGCTTTTTTCAGCGGAAAATGCCGAGCCCCAGCAGGCCGACCAGGATCAGATAGATCGCCACGATGAAATTGAGCAGCCGCGGCACCAGCAGGATCAGGATGCCGGCGATGAGGGCAACGATCGGCTGCAACTGGGCAATGGTGATGGTCATGGGAATGGATCTCCGAATGTGCAGGCGGAACGGCGCAACCGGGCGGGAGGTTCCGCCGGGGCCGCATAAGGCCTGATTCTCGGAGTGCGGTCGCGGCGCGCTTATTCACCTCTCCCCGCTGCGGGAGTCTTCCCTCTCCCCGTTCTTACGGGGAGAGGGTGGCGAGCACCTGCAAGGTGCGAGCCGGGTGAGGGGCATTGCACGGCCCCTCACCCGGCGCACGTCAAGACCATCGCACTCGGATAGAATTTACCTGCGCGCCGACCTCTCCCCGCGCAGCGGGGAGAGGTGAAAGAAGCTAGCCCTCAATTTTCGAGAAATCCGCCACGGCGCGCGTCGCTTCGCGGATTTCGTTGAGCAGCTTCAGCCTATTCTCGCGCAGCGCCTTGTCGTCGGCATTCACCGTCACCTTGTCGAAGAAGGCATCGACTGCCGGCCGCAGCTTGGCCATCGCGGTCATGGCGGCAGCGAAGTCTTCCTGCTCGACCGCCGCAGCCGCCTCGCGCTGCGCCTCTGCGATGGCGGTCGCCAATGCCTTCTCTTCCGGCAATTGCAACAGCGCCGCATCATGCGCGCCGGTATAGTCGCGCTTGTCCTTCTTCTCCTCGATGCGGATGATGTTGGTCGCCCGCTTGGTGCCGGCGAGCAGGCTCTTGCCGTCGTCGGTGTCGAGGA from Pseudorhodoplanes sp. includes these protein-coding regions:
- a CDS encoding TAXI family TRAP transporter solute-binding subunit; amino-acid sequence: MKRSFVMGGYLAGLALGAVLFAGTATAQTNIAIATGGTGGVYYPMGGGMANVLSKHLPNVQATARVTGGSVDNLKLIGSQQSEVGLVMVDAALNALKGEDKFKGNPVEVRTLMVLYPNRMHVVTVDGTGITKMSDLKGKRVSTGSPGSATEVMAFRVIEAAGLDKDKDMTRERLGVAESTNALKDRKIDAYFWVGGLPTAAVTDLGASPGVKLKLVDTADLTEKMNAKYGNLYSKGVIPAKTYPGQDTDNKIAVVQNILVASAKMSDKVAYDIVKTLFEKRDEVAMAHGEAKAIVLDTQNNQNTTIPWHPGAAKYFKEKGAKM
- a CDS encoding TRAP transporter fused permease subunit, giving the protein MTQQHDRVTDSVSPEELEGLHKAEALVEQEEGLTNRLSGWAGTVVTTIAVAMSLFHLYAAYRIVPTQELRYTHVAFVLVLCFLLFPMAQRFRNRIQWWDVLLGAAAVGILAYAIVGGEDFTDRAMVPDRLDVVLGVIFIALLIEASRRTIGPIVPIIALLFIAYALAGPYLPPPWNHRGYDLSSLVGHLFITLEGIFGVPVDVSATLIVLFCIFGAFLQHSGAGKFFIDFSMTLMGNKPNAAGRTVVLSSFLLGGPSGSGVATTVAIGAVAYPMMKKSGFERNAAGGLLAAAGLGAIISPPVLGAAAFLIAEFLKIGYLDVIWMATIPTCLYYLSLLFMVEIDARRFGARGEPFVPDMSLGQLTRRYGFHFVSLISIVVFMVWGYSPTTSVLYATALTFVMSFITRETALMPKKLTRTLADGSIQTLTAATTCAVAGIIVGVVTLTGLGLKFSAIVIDYAGGSLLLTAIYTALIVWIIGLAVPVTASYIICAVIAAPALIKLGVPDVAAHMFIFYYAVLSEVSPPTALSPFAAAAITGGDPYRTTLQAWKYTLPAFLVPFVFVLDPQGLGLLLKLPAGGSWVDIAMITVKTALGLAALAAAAQGWALRRATPVERGLLVLAGLLLVFPSLLEALAEALTGRDISYTAAFGIVIALIVIFKQRVTPAASAAKTASRS
- a CDS encoding PAS-domain containing protein, with protein sequence MADAFLSSEANLVSAGISVLLLIAAAAFVRSCYRLKRQNIRLTFALTNMTQGLCVWDSAMRLLVCNNRYLDMYGMSADRVKPGVSINDVLRHRAEIGHFKGDIQKYVAAIRERVASQKASVHTVHLDDGRTISISEQPLPDGSLVATHEDITQWQILEHQRADLTANEQRRERIDAAIATFNERIETLLRSVKDSTSTMKDTAAVLFSSSDQTSQRAQGALQASNEASINVTTAATAADQMASSIDEISRQLVQTTGVVRQTVEEARATNEGIKGLADAAQKIGDVVELIRNIAGQTNLLALNATIEAARAGESGRGFAVVASEVKSLAVQTAKATEDITAQILSVQASTGNAVDAIARITLRMQEIDTCASAVAAAVEEQNAVTQEISHNVTSAAQGTSDVVGVLDQVAGAATGTRQSAETVLTAAASVEKAVSNVRSEVEDFLAKVAV
- a CDS encoding alpha/beta hydrolase, which gives rise to MRLRTIFAAFMLLAPTPAMAQMAAMPQELQDRLAEIGPNWGKDIRGNIAITQKLYMPLLQAAPHDGVDVMRDISYGSHARNKLDVFKPKDAKGLPVLIFLHGGAYVAGDRNVTDEIYGNVPLYFARNGMLGINATYRLAPEAKWPAAAEDVKSIIQWIKKNAAQYGGDPERIYVIGHSAGATHIATYLFHKDIRPEGKPEIAGAVLMSGRYHFDPNPKDPNLANFQAYFGTDRSRYADMSPITHIKSAPAVPLFVVVAEYDNPDLDTQGALLLAEFCKRDRACPKFTRMEHHNHLSMVYQFNTKDELMGREILAFIKRGK
- the ppdK gene encoding pyruvate, phosphate dikinase, whose protein sequence is MKKAETSVNSGPALTFVPVERTSKSGLRQAGFWHCNRTGVMAKWVYTFGDGKAEGKSEMKNLLGGKGANLAEMANLGLPVPPGFTITTEVCTYYYANDKSYPAELKQQVADALAATGKIAGRRFGDAKNPLLVSVRSGARASMPGMMDTVLNLGLNDQTVEALAEQAGDRRFAYDSYRRFITMYSNVVLGIEHHHFEDILEEYKDAGGHTLDTDLSAEDWIEIVKRYKARVEQESSKPFPQDPQEQLWGSVGAVFGSWMNARAITYRRLHNIPESWGTAVNVQAMVFGNMGDTSATGVAFTRNPSTGEGKLYGEFLINAQGEDVVAGIRTPQEITEEARKEAGSDKPSLEAAMPQAFAELQRFYASLEKHYRDMQDLEFTIEQGKLWMLQTRSGKRTAKAALRIAVELANEGLITQDEAVTRIDPASLDQLLHPTIDPKADRKVIATGLPASPGAASGEIVFSSDEAETLKAQGKKVILVRVETSPEDIHGMHAAEGILTTRGGMTSHAAVVARGMGKPCVSGAGSLRVDYSKNTMTVAGQSYQKGDVITIDGSTGQVLAGQVKMIEPELSGEFATLMSWADKLRKLGVRANADTPADARTALKYGAEGIGLCRTEHMFFEADRIQAVREMILADDEKARRAALSKILPMQRSDFIALFEIMKGLPVTIRLLDPPLHEFLPHGDEEIAEVAKAMGTDPQKIKTRAAELAEFNPMLGFRGCRIAIAYPEIAEMQARAIFEAAAEAGKTTGQPVVPEVMVPLIATRAEFDLVKARIDAMAEAVSTEKGVTLDYQVGTMIELPRASLLADKIAEGEGGAEFFSFGTNDLTQTTFGISRDDAASFLTPYTQRGILPVDPFVSIDREGVGELVKIGVERGRRVRPDLKVGICGEHGGDPASVAFCHEVKLDYVSCSPFRAPIARLAAAQAALGREIASQA
- a CDS encoding DUF3096 domain-containing protein; translated protein: MTITIAQLQPIVALIAGILILLVPRLLNFIVAIYLILVGLLGLGIFR